From Ipomoea triloba cultivar NCNSP0323 chromosome 5, ASM357664v1, the proteins below share one genomic window:
- the LOC116020058 gene encoding protein SUPPRESSOR OF GENE SILENCING 3-like, with amino-acid sequence MMSSTKGGRQASGSSTYGSGSAQDDGWEVYGKKSKNKAGTSGVKQYAPQNSAAVSTGNAWGPSGHKAWNNGGSGRGSVSSTDSRRPSSGGRDNARFPPAIAPPLQHGWNWSSRVASNPSSSEDSLRKIENNQTHPATVDIVTVKNEEEEDDEDEDLLDDSDEELLSDGFDSDESEKSHETAKKNSWFKEFFDSIDSLSNEELNDPERQWHCSACKGGPGAIEWFRGLQPLLTHAKTRRSKRVKLHRKLSKLLEEELRRRGTTVVQAGEMLGKWNGVKEKDFEIVWPPMVIIMNTRDDKDDNDKWTGMGNQELLDYFSEYAAVRARHSYGPQGHRGMSVLIFEASAVGYLEAELLSKHFTDNGRDREAWQRNNMIFYQGGKRQLFGYMATKKDLDVFNQHSQGKSKLKYEIRSHLEMVVNSMKQMNEDNQQLIWYKNKAQKHFKHAKAVEESFVLMGEKYRQSTEETKIVRSKTKDHHVQKEEEIEYLEHLVQERFQSILEARDHSAFDDHQRFRAEVGKYFESLDLEKVDPVERKQLLVKAHDEWVSKMKQRHRAEEAAVEEEFNAALTRLEI; translated from the exons ATGATGAGTTCGACTAAAGGGGGTAGGCAAGCTTCTGGTTCGAGTACCTATGGTTCAGGTTCAGCACAAGATGATGGATGGGAGGTTTATGGTAAGAAGTCGAAGAACAAGGCTGGAACCAGTGGGGTGAAACAATATGCTCCCCAAAACTCTGCTGCTGTTTCCACTGGCAATGCATGGGGACCTTCAGGCCATAAAGCATGGAACAATGGTGGGTCAGGAAGGGGTTCTGTCAGCAGTACAGATTCTAGAAGACCTTCAAGTGGAGGTAGAGATAATGCAAGGTTTCCTCCTGCTATTGCACCTCCTCTACAACATGGATGGAATTGGTCTAGTAGAGTAGCCTCAAATCCTTCCTCCTCTGAAGATAGCCTCAGAAAGATTGAAAATAACCAAACCCATCCTGCTACAGTGGACATTGTAACTGTCAAGaatgaagaagaggaagatgatgaagatgaggaTTTGCTCGATGACAGTGATGAAGAGCTTCTTAGTGATGGATTTGACTCAGATGAAAGCGAAAAGAGTCATGAGACTGCCAAGAAGAATTCCTGGTTCAAAGAGTTCTTTGATAGTATTGACAGTTTGAGTAATGAAGAACTTAATGATCCAGAAAGGCAGTGGCACTGTTCTGCTTGCAAAGGGGGTCCTGGTGCTATTGAATGGTTTCGGGGTTTGCAGCCCCTGTTGACACATGCAAAAACACGACGATCTAAGCGTGTTAAATTACATAGAAAACTTTCTAAACTATTAGAGGAAGAGCTGCGCAGGAGGGGTACTACTGTTGTGCAAGCAGGTGAAATGTTAGGGAAATGGAACGGGGTCAAAGAAAAAGATTTTGAAATAGTGTGGCCTCCAATGGTTATTATCATGAACACAAGGGATGATAAAGATGATAATGATAAG TGGACAGGAATGGGTAATCAAGAACTGCTTGATTACTTCTCTGAATATGCTGCTGTTAGGGCCCGGCATTCATATGGCCCACAGGGCCATCGTGGCATGAGCGTTCTGATTTTTGAGGCCTCTGCAGTGGGCTACCTTGAGGCTGAGCTCCTCAGCAAGCATTTTACTGACAATGGAAGAGACAGGGAAGCCTGGCAACGCAACAATATGATATTTTATCAGGGTGGAAAACGCCAGCTGTTTGGTTACATGGCCACAAAGAAAGATCTAGACGTCTTTAACCAGCATTCACAGG GCAAATCCAAACTGAAGTATGAGATTAGATCTCATCTAGAGATGGTGGTCAATTCAATGAAACAGATGAACGAGGATAATCAGCAGCTAATTTGGTACAAGAACAAAGCTCAAAAGCACTTCAAACATGCAAAAGCTGTTGAAGAATCTTTTGTTCTGATGGGTGAAAAGTACCGCCAGTCTACAGAAGAAACCAAAATTGTTCGATCAAAAACAAAAGACCACCATGTGCAGAAAGAGGAAGAG ATTGAGTATCTGGAACATTTAGTTCAGGAAAGGTTCCAAAGCATATTGGAAGCCAGGGACCACTCAGCCTTTGATGATCATCAAAG GTTTAGGGCCGAGGTGGGAAAATATTTTGAGTCATTGGACCTGGAAAAGGTGGACCCTGTGGAACGAAAGCAACTGCTGGTAAAAGCGCATGATGAATGGGTTAGTAAGATGAAACAGAGACATCGTGCAGAAGAGGCTGCGGTGGAGGAGGAGTTTAATGCTGCATTAACTAGGTTGGAGATTTGA